A genomic segment from bacterium encodes:
- a CDS encoding sigma-54-dependent Fis family transcriptional regulator has product MKSILLIDDDLSLTESLTGFFDPKEFRVDTMADAPGSVEFIRSNTPDVVLLDVNLPSQSGLDLLKEIRQITDAPPVIVISGYVSTDSAIQAMKEGAYEYVTKPFQMERLMSTIHNATREPNGVAKTVREGHAPLPSEHKSDLDPNREIIGVSDEIVEIAKMIGQVAKSDAAVLIFGESGTGKELVARAIHRNSNRSKNVFLSVNCAALTETLLESELFGHEKGAFTNAYSRKMGKFELANGGTIFLDEIADTSLATQSKLLRILQEQEFERVGGEETLRVNVRVLAATNKSLVSCIKEGKFRVDLFYRLKVVSLYLPPLRERSDDIALLANHFLKIYNTACGKNIEGITTEAMKILSKYSWPGNVRELENTIHTAVVMSKNRWLEPADLPITKDRRDLMKIDFDALKDNYYQMFRRVIEPIYGKIFSNSNGQIYAHIEEAVEKALIEFTLQHLHNNQVKAAEALGISRNTLRDRIDRYGIKS; this is encoded by the coding sequence ATGAAGAGCATATTGCTCATTGATGACGATCTTAGCCTAACTGAATCACTTACCGGCTTTTTCGACCCCAAAGAATTTCGGGTCGATACAATGGCCGATGCGCCCGGCAGCGTGGAGTTCATTCGCTCTAACACGCCGGATGTCGTCTTGCTTGACGTAAATCTACCTTCGCAATCGGGCCTCGATTTGCTCAAGGAGATTCGCCAAATTACGGACGCTCCTCCCGTTATTGTCATTTCCGGATATGTCTCTACCGACTCTGCAATACAGGCAATGAAAGAGGGCGCTTACGAATATGTCACCAAGCCGTTCCAGATGGAGCGCCTTATGTCGACAATTCATAACGCCACGCGCGAACCAAACGGCGTCGCCAAGACTGTCCGTGAAGGCCACGCGCCGTTGCCGTCAGAACACAAATCTGATCTCGATCCGAATCGTGAGATAATCGGCGTCTCCGACGAAATCGTCGAAATTGCCAAGATGATCGGCCAGGTAGCGAAATCGGACGCCGCTGTTCTTATCTTCGGAGAATCCGGAACCGGCAAGGAACTAGTCGCTCGCGCCATTCACCGCAATTCGAATCGCTCCAAGAATGTGTTCTTGTCGGTGAACTGCGCCGCCTTAACCGAAACTCTACTCGAATCAGAGTTGTTCGGTCATGAGAAGGGCGCCTTTACCAATGCTTACTCTCGCAAAATGGGCAAGTTCGAATTGGCTAATGGCGGCACTATCTTCCTTGATGAAATTGCTGATACTTCACTTGCCACACAGAGCAAGCTGCTTCGCATACTCCAGGAACAGGAATTCGAAAGGGTAGGGGGGGAGGAAACATTGCGCGTTAATGTGCGTGTCCTCGCCGCTACTAACAAGAGCCTCGTTTCCTGCATAAAGGAAGGCAAATTCCGCGTCGACTTGTTCTACCGATTGAAAGTTGTTTCGCTTTACTTGCCGCCGTTGCGCGAACGTTCGGACGACATCGCTCTTCTGGCGAATCACTTCCTCAAGATTTACAACACTGCTTGTGGCAAGAATATTGAAGGCATCACTACGGAAGCCATGAAGATTCTTTCCAAGTACTCCTGGCCTGGCAATGTGCGTGAACTCGAAAACACGATTCACACCGCTGTCGTCATGAGCAAGAACCGTTGGCTCGAACCGGCTGATCTTCCAATCACCAAAGACCGCCGCGATCTGATGAAGATTGATTTCGATGCTCTCAAGGACAACTATTACCAGATGTTCCGCCGCGTAATCGAACCGATCTACGGCAAGATCTTCTCCAATTCGAACGGTCAAATCTATGCACACATCGAGGAAGCCGTCGAGAAGGCACTAATTGAGTTCACCCTTCAGCATCTTCACAACAATCAAGTCAAAGCCGCCGAAGCTCTTGGCATCTCTCGCAATACTCTTCGCGATCGCATCGATCGTTACGGCATCAAGTCGTAA